In Daphnia pulicaria isolate SC F1-1A chromosome 9, SC_F0-13Bv2, whole genome shotgun sequence, the genomic stretch CTTTTCCAATATAAAGCCAAATTATTTCTATATTTCCTTGAGTGTCCATTTTACCTTCAAAATAACTCAACTTaacacacaagacacaaaaAGCCCGGGAAGGTTTCTAACTGAGAGCTattaacaattttgttttgtttttttttcgactgcGCGGCGTCGTTATGTTTACAGAACACGTTGCGCCACCTTTTTACACAATTTTGAActaaggttaaaaaaaaattcaaaccgaATCGCGAATCGGCGCGATTTCTGAATCGCACtgaatataaagaaaacataaaGAAGCAAAACGAAAAATAGATTGACATCGAAATCATTTACTATCAGCAAATTCagtggaatacaaattttgCGCTGTTTGCCCATGGTGCGAGACTGAGAAAAACGGAGAATTTGTTTTATAGTTAttttttctcgacaaccttTAGGAATGGTTATGACTGACAGGTTGTCGGAACTCGGCAATTGATCCgtctatttaaaattattcataaGAATTTGCAGAGGGTTATAAGGGAACAAAAATCATAAACTTAATCTATCTTCACATTAGAAAAATTTACCTCGTTCAATCCAAATGCATCCCTTTCTCAAGACAACTAAAAACATCTGATAGTTTAGGCCTCATTAAAATATTCTTTGAGATCATGCGTTTAGTTGCAGTGAAAGCAAAATGTTCACTCGATAatcctaaaaagaaaaacaaaagataatggaaagaagatgatgggaaaaaaatcgacaaaaataatttcttacgATCGATATTAACAGGATTGTCATTTTTGATGTTGTCTTGAACATTAGCGTCGTCTCCAAACGGATGAACTCCGgacaagagaaagaagaaaaagatgcaaCCCAATGCAAAAATATCACATTTCTGACTACCAAATACAATGTAGAAATTGAAAAGTTGGTTTAATTCACTGGTATTAATAATTTCGTTCGGTAGCCAGCGCTCAGTTCCCGTGAATTTGCTCGGGTCAAAATAATTTGTGCCCGCAATCACAGCCCTTGATATCCCAAAGTCGGCCCATTTCATGACAGCCGGATTCGTTTCTGAGATGAGAACGTTTTCTGGTTTCACATCACGATAAATTAGATTTTGGGAATGGATGTAGTCAAGGCCCTTGGCCATCTGAACGAGAACGTCCTGGTCTGAAGGCATTTTGATGAAATCGCGATAAAACAGCGGTTTTCGGACATATTCGGACAGTGATGTCCGGCATTTTTCGAGAGCCAACAACCTATGAACAGAAGCTTATTGAATTATAGAAAGCGGAAATCTTTGGAGACTCTTTGAAAATTGCAACTCACGTGAAATCTGAATTTTTAGCAAAAGTGTAGAGTTTGACGATATTGGCATGGTTGAGATTCATGAAGATTTTTGCTCTCTCCTGTCTTTCTTGGTCAACGGTTTTCAAAAGTATTTCACCTTTTCGAAGTTCGTCTCCTACAGTCGCCATCCGTTTGACAGCGACTGGAACGAGTCGTCCGTAATTCCAGTCCGGGCTTCGTCTATCCGTTGTTTTAACCGACATTCCAAGGAAAACACTGGACAGACCATCGGCGCTGATTCCCAAAACATGATCTTTAGAGTACTGAATCTTTGTAggcaattctggttgttggTTTCTCTGCTGATTATTGCCAACCAGCGGAATTTCAATCTCCTGAAGTTGACCAGCTGGTGGTGGGAAAGGTTTGAAAAAGTTCAAGTGTTCGACAATTTCTTGCAAGGATGCTGGTCGCTGTTTGGGATCTTTTTGCGTCATCCAACGAATGACACCTTTTATTTGatccatttgttgttgttgtactcgGTATGTGGGCGTAAACTCTACAtggcaaatttttaaaataaagttatcatttgtgtaaaaagaaaatttgaatataagAGCATCTGTTTCAGCAACTTACCAAGCAAATTTACTTGGTTTCCGCTCATAATGTTTGTCATATTTTCCGAGGTTACCCCGCACGTAAGATTTGCCGTATTTTCCGAGGTTACCCCGCTGGCTTTCCAAAACAAGTTTTGTCCACGACTCCAATAGTAGAAGAACGCATTCCCGGCTGCAAAGATATCGCTTGCTTTGGTGTACTGGACAACCGTGATCTGTCCTGAGCTGTGCTGCATAAGACTTTCAAGTAATTCAGGTGCTAGCCAGATAGGCGTAGAATTGAGTGATTCCATCTGGTTCTCTCGAGTAATCCAAAAATCTGATGATAATTTAATTTGTGGACCTTGCAGTAAATCCTTAGTGGAAGTGATGAAAATGTTGGAAGGTTTGATCGAACCATGAACAAGGCCTTTTTCGTGAATGTACTGTAACCCACTTGTCAGTTGAGACATAAATTGTTCATACCCCAAATTTCCATCTTTGGTAGGCCTACTGGGTAAGGTGTAGGAACCCAAATTTTCATCTTTGGTACTGGGGAACCACTGGTCCAAAGATTCTTCGCAAAACTCCATGCCAAAATACCTTTAATTTGTCATAAAAGTAAATGAATGCgtcgaataaaaataacacgTTAAATTTTGTATAACAGTTACCGGTAAAGCTTATCGTGGTCgaattcaaacattttgagTATGTTTGGATGTTGAATTACCTTCAACTCATTGAATACCTTAGACGTGAATTCTACTAACGAAGAGGAAGCGTCAAGTGGAATTCTTTTCACGGCCATTAGGATGTCGTCTTGCAGTGTAACTTTATAAACGCTCGATAAAGGTCCGCTATGGACCAAATTAAGATTGCCGTAATAATTGTTTGAGAGTCGGTTTCTTGTCTTTAAATAACCATTGACTTCCagataattaataatttgtgAAAGAGCGATAGTCTTCTCTGGATTTATTTCAATCATTTGAGTAACTATTGGGCGAGTGAAGTGATTTTCCGGAAGTTCTgtgtttaaaataattaatgaacaagaaagacttaaaaaaagatttcttaatCAATCTGACGTACCTTTCAAATTGACGGGATTTCCTCTGGCAATGTTTGTTGGTATGACCAAATTGATAGATCCAAAAGGATGAATTCCACGCAACAAGAAGTATAGAAAAACACACCCGAAAGAAAACGTGTCGCAATGCACAAAACGAGATTTAGGCGCAATAATCTGATTCTCAACTCTGTTCCAATTGTTAGTTGTTTcggtaaattttgttattaaaaGTTTATCTTCTGGGGAAGCCCAATTAGGCCTACCACGACTCTCCCACTCCGACATGTTGGGTTGACTAATGTTAGTTGGCGAatagaaaactgaaaaattgaaaccggttattttcatttgaagCCCTTTCGTTGATGCCGAAATTAAAATGCTCTCAGGTCTTATGTTTCTGTGGATGATATCTTTAGAGTGCACATAATCCAATCCACTGGCTAACTGGAAAAGAACTTGCTCATCTGTGGGCATCCGACCTTTGTATTTCTTAGGATCGTCATCCGCCAAGAATAGTTGGTCGAGAGAAGCATTGTAGTACTGTACAACGAAACCACTATAAACAAAGAAGGTATACTTGAAAGTTGTTAGATAATCGTTAATTTACCTATTAAAATAATACCTCGAAATATTGAAATAGGGTTTGATGACATTGGGATGATTTAGTTGCCTGAgacattttaattcattaagcCATAATACGCACACTTTTTCTCCTTCAAAGACAAAGAGTAAGGCTGGGTGATTCCCATAAGAATCAATTCCACTTGGATTTGTAAAGCGCATTACAGTCTTTCCGACAACTCTCTTGATACCGTACAAATTTTCGCCTACAGATTCTGCCGTTCCCTTTAATTTTGACGAAAAAGCGGGAATTGCATCAATACAAAAACTGCTTCTGATTTctgtagaaaaaataataattactaAGAGGCTCACAAGCAAAATATATACAAAGCCCCCATTCGGCATTTACCAGAAAAGTATCGAACTGAAAGTATCTCCTTATCCTGTGTACTCAGTTTACTATTGTATGAAGTTAATATTTTAACAACCTCCCCAGCACAAGGGCGTAGTTTCGGGTCGTGTTCGGTGAGATCGTCTATAAGCTCGATGATCCACGATTCATTTGCTAGAactaacaaaaatttaaatataaccATTTAATTATAGCGTACAAATGGTGGGTAaaatgtacgaaaaagttggtCAACGTAGCAACGATTTTACCTTTCAAATACATCTTTTTGGATTGCAAGATGTTTTTCACGATTTCATTCGTTCCAATTTCTCCAGCAAAGAGATGAACTCctttagataaaaaaaagaagaacacgCAACCCGTAGAAAAGATATCGCTGAAGGTATCGCAGTGTCTGTAATAGAAATTGTCTTTGCGTATCAGGATCTCGGGTGCCGTCCAGTCCAACATTTCGGGtgtcatttccattttcagtcCCAATTGATTCGCCCATTTCACTCGGTTCCCAGACACAAAAAGCACATTTTTGGGATTGATATTGCAGTGTATCAAGCCCTTTGTGTGAATGTAATCCAGACCACTGGCCAGTTGAAGAAGAATGTGATGGTCAGaaggaattttcaaaaagcagCTCCCTTCGATATAAT encodes the following:
- the LOC124312787 gene encoding uncharacterized protein LOC124312787 isoform X2, translated to MKWSFREGVKAFRGNFSEVSEAYYAGVKVAVKEIENAYVNRNFRDEMENIMKLLDHPNVLKLYSVVHMPQWKHFIIDLCSATLKQYGSGGYKGPIPSVKVGLYQMACGLDYIHSHQLIHRNIKPSNVLISGTNPVLLKWSDFGLSIATDDPGSYTPNAPMGTYDWMAPEILREVMRTEKSSESNPAAIATTFSDIFSAGCVFFFFLKSPLHPFGHEAQIRVNILEGNPLNLESIEMDIAFDLILGMINPKPEERITLGNAIEMIKTFSTTDDLRKPKIKTSQRCIKHANELTYGEKELIGQGSFGPFFCDSFQHRTVAVLRVARSQFAEIVEQEEFKWYSIEHENVAKFFAKESNTSFRFYALESYKMSLDELYSDNYIEGSCFLKIPSDHHILLQLASGLDYIHTKGLIHCNINPKNVLFVSGNRVKWANQLGLKMEMTPEMLDWTAPEILIRKDNFYYRHCDTFSDIFSTGCVFFFFLSKGVHLFAGEIGTNEIVKNILQSKKMYLKVLANESWIIELIDDLTEHDPKLRPCAGEVVKILTSYNSKLSTQDKEILSVRYFSEIRSSFCIDAIPAFSSKLKGTAESVGENLYGIKRVVGKTVMRFTNPSGIDSYGNHPALLFVFEGEKVCVLWLNELKCLRQLNHPNVIKPYFNISSGFVVQYYNASLDQLFLADDDPKKYKGRMPTDEQVLFQLASGLDYVHSKDIIHRNIRPESILISASTKGLQMKITGFNFSVFYSPTNISQPNMSEWESRGRPNWASPEDKLLITKFTETTNNWNRVENQIIAPKSRFVHCDTFSFGCVFLYFLLRGIHPFGSINLVIPTNIARGNPVNLKELPENHFTRPIVTQMIEINPEKTIALSQIINYLEVNGYLKTRNRLSNNYYGNLNLVHSGPLSSVYKVTLQDDILMAVKRIPLDASSSLVEFTSKVFNELKVIQHPNILKMFEFDHDKLYRYFGMEFCEESLDQWFPSTKDENLGSYTLPSRPTKDGNLGYEQFMSQLTSGLQYIHEKGLVHGSIKPSNIFITSTKDLLQGPQIKLSSDFWITRENQMESLNSTPIWLAPELLESLMQHSSGQITVVQYTKASDIFAAGNAFFYYWSRGQNLFWKASGVTSENTANLTCGVTSENMTNIMSGNQVNLLEFTPTYRVQQQQMDQIKGVIRWMTQKDPKQRPASLQEIVEHLNFFKPFPPPAGQLQEIEIPLVGNNQQRNQQPELPTKIQYSKDHVLGISADGLSSVFLGMSVKTTDRRSPDWNYGRLVPVAVKRMATVGDELRKGEILLKTVDQERQERAKIFMNLNHANIVKLYTFAKNSDFTLLALEKCRTSLSEYVRKPLFYRDFIKMPSDQDVLVQMAKGLDYIHSQNLIYRDVKPENVLISETNPAVMKWADFGISRAVIAGTNYFDPSKFTGTERWLPNEIINTSELNQLFNFYIVFGSQKCDIFALGCIFFFFLLSGVHPFGDDANVQDNIKNDNPVNIDRLSSEHFAFTATKRMISKNILMRPKLSDVFSCLEKGMHLD
- the LOC124312787 gene encoding uncharacterized protein LOC124312787 isoform X1; the protein is MQRSTSPTIDLVPENLFIYSVARGVCNSLEVAVKKIPRQLLPIEDDITKLLTQLDHENVLKIFAVDDDGTRFSPSGSTTGNFFVPGGMYRYVAMALCEATLEDYCEGKYVGPMPDDLTALNQIANGLKYIHSKGLVHGNIKPTNILISTERPIQLKLSDFGLMEPVSRQGILGSTVEKKCKNPFNRSRYWIAFELMEQILNGDTNSPIQATLSSDMFSTGCLFFYFLTRGVHLYGPPSFIVRNILEGNLVNLTQLPKDHFAAPIIVKMVAKQPEDRINIKQVVDEIENNSSDRLKVPVAKDTKLETTLQNESQTIRRSIFSMKWSFREGVKAFRGNFSEVSEAYYAGVKVAVKEIENAYVNRNFRDEMENIMKLLDHPNVLKLYSVVHMPQWKHFIIDLCSATLKQYGSGGYKGPIPSVKVGLYQMACGLDYIHSHQLIHRNIKPSNVLISGTNPVLLKWSDFGLSIATDDPGSYTPNAPMGTYDWMAPEILREVMRTEKSSESNPAAIATTFSDIFSAGCVFFFFLKSPLHPFGHEAQIRVNILEGNPLNLESIEMDIAFDLILGMINPKPEERITLGNAIEMIKTFSTTDDLRKPKIKTSQRCIKHANELTYGEKELIGQGSFGPFFCDSFQHRTVAVLRVARSQFAEIVEQEEFKWYSIEHENVAKFFAKESNTSFRFYALESYKMSLDELYSDNYIEGSCFLKIPSDHHILLQLASGLDYIHTKGLIHCNINPKNVLFVSGNRVKWANQLGLKMEMTPEMLDWTAPEILIRKDNFYYRHCDTFSDIFSTGCVFFFFLSKGVHLFAGEIGTNEIVKNILQSKKMYLKVLANESWIIELIDDLTEHDPKLRPCAGEVVKILTSYNSKLSTQDKEILSVRYFSEIRSSFCIDAIPAFSSKLKGTAESVGENLYGIKRVVGKTVMRFTNPSGIDSYGNHPALLFVFEGEKVCVLWLNELKCLRQLNHPNVIKPYFNISSGFVVQYYNASLDQLFLADDDPKKYKGRMPTDEQVLFQLASGLDYVHSKDIIHRNIRPESILISASTKGLQMKITGFNFSVFYSPTNISQPNMSEWESRGRPNWASPEDKLLITKFTETTNNWNRVENQIIAPKSRFVHCDTFSFGCVFLYFLLRGIHPFGSINLVIPTNIARGNPVNLKELPENHFTRPIVTQMIEINPEKTIALSQIINYLEVNGYLKTRNRLSNNYYGNLNLVHSGPLSSVYKVTLQDDILMAVKRIPLDASSSLVEFTSKVFNELKVIQHPNILKMFEFDHDKLYRYFGMEFCEESLDQWFPSTKDENLGSYTLPSRPTKDGNLGYEQFMSQLTSGLQYIHEKGLVHGSIKPSNIFITSTKDLLQGPQIKLSSDFWITRENQMESLNSTPIWLAPELLESLMQHSSGQITVVQYTKASDIFAAGNAFFYYWSRGQNLFWKASGVTSENTANLTCGVTSENMTNIMSGNQVNLLEFTPTYRVQQQQMDQIKGVIRWMTQKDPKQRPASLQEIVEHLNFFKPFPPPAGQLQEIEIPLVGNNQQRNQQPELPTKIQYSKDHVLGISADGLSSVFLGMSVKTTDRRSPDWNYGRLVPVAVKRMATVGDELRKGEILLKTVDQERQERAKIFMNLNHANIVKLYTFAKNSDFTLLALEKCRTSLSEYVRKPLFYRDFIKMPSDQDVLVQMAKGLDYIHSQNLIYRDVKPENVLISETNPAVMKWADFGISRAVIAGTNYFDPSKFTGTERWLPNEIINTSELNQLFNFYIVFGSQKCDIFALGCIFFFFLLSGVHPFGDDANVQDNIKNDNPVNIDRLSSEHFAFTATKRMISKNILMRPKLSDVFSCLEKGMHLD